A stretch of the Thiomicrospira pelophila DSM 1534 genome encodes the following:
- the tig gene encoding trigger factor, which translates to MQVSVEKPEQGLEHKITVTFPSTELDAKVDQRLSEMRRTVKMDGFRPGKVPMGMVKKRYGAQVRQELLGEAVHYAFFDAADKEKLQVAGYPEIDEVKVDKGEINFTARFDVYPEITLPAFNGIKVETVKSEVTDADVEKMITRLREQRSAWKPAGAAKKAKSGEQVIIDFVGKLDGVEFEGGKAENVPLELGSGRMIPGFEDGIIGMKKGETKTIDVTFPEEYQAENLKGKTAQFDITVHSVQTKQLPELDEEFIQSFGVEDGKEETLRKEIRDNMERELKRTLDARNRQAAFDALEQEVDVEVPAALVTQESQALLEQYVQRMEQQGMPKGQMSGMTADLFAEEAKKRVKLGLVIGDIIRAHEIKASEEDINAFIEDQASTYEDPSEIKEWYAKNPGRLNEVRSILVESAVAKKILDEAKVKEVKKAFDEVVTNAG; encoded by the coding sequence ATGCAAGTATCTGTTGAGAAACCTGAACAAGGCCTAGAGCACAAGATCACGGTTACCTTCCCGTCGACTGAATTAGACGCAAAAGTTGATCAGCGTTTATCTGAAATGCGCCGTACCGTGAAAATGGACGGTTTCCGCCCAGGTAAAGTGCCAATGGGCATGGTCAAAAAACGTTACGGTGCACAAGTTCGCCAAGAGCTTTTGGGTGAAGCGGTTCACTACGCTTTCTTTGACGCGGCTGATAAAGAAAAATTACAAGTTGCGGGTTATCCTGAAATTGATGAAGTAAAAGTAGATAAGGGTGAGATTAACTTCACGGCTCGCTTTGACGTTTATCCTGAAATTACCTTACCGGCTTTCAATGGCATTAAAGTAGAAACGGTTAAGTCTGAAGTAACCGATGCTGATGTTGAAAAAATGATTACGCGTTTGCGTGAACAACGTTCAGCATGGAAGCCAGCTGGCGCGGCTAAAAAAGCCAAGTCTGGTGAGCAAGTGATTATTGATTTTGTTGGTAAGCTTGATGGTGTTGAGTTTGAAGGCGGTAAAGCTGAAAACGTACCATTAGAACTAGGTAGTGGTCGTATGATCCCTGGTTTTGAAGATGGCATTATTGGCATGAAAAAAGGTGAAACCAAAACAATCGATGTGACTTTCCCTGAAGAATATCAAGCTGAAAACCTAAAAGGTAAAACAGCGCAATTCGATATTACGGTTCATTCTGTGCAAACTAAACAATTACCTGAGTTGGATGAAGAGTTTATTCAGTCTTTTGGTGTTGAAGATGGCAAGGAAGAAACGTTACGTAAAGAAATTCGTGACAACATGGAGCGTGAATTGAAGCGCACTCTAGACGCTCGTAACCGCCAAGCTGCGTTTGATGCATTAGAGCAAGAAGTGGATGTTGAGGTGCCGGCCGCTTTAGTCACTCAAGAGTCACAAGCTTTATTAGAGCAGTATGTTCAGCGTATGGAACAACAAGGCATGCCAAAAGGTCAGATGTCGGGTATGACAGCGGACCTGTTTGCCGAAGAAGCGAAAAAACGTGTTAAGTTAGGTTTGGTTATTGGTGATATTATTCGTGCGCATGAGATTAAAGCCTCAGAAGAAGATATCAATGCCTTTATCGAAGACCAGGCGTCAACTTACGAAGACCCATCTGAAATTAAAGAATGGTATGCTAAAAATCCAGGTCGCCTAAACGAAGTACGCTCAATTTTGGTTGAGTCCGCTGTGGCGAAGAAAATTTTGGATGAAGCCAAAGTAAAAGAAGTTAAAAAAGCCTTTGATGAAGTGGTGACTAACGCAGGTTAA
- the clpP gene encoding ATP-dependent Clp endopeptidase proteolytic subunit ClpP, whose product MDNSVISNALVPMVVEQTSRGERSYDIFSRLLKERVIFLVGQVEDHMANLIVAQMLFLESENPDKDIHLYINSPGGSVTAGMAIYDTMRFIKPDVSTMCLGQAASMGSFLLAAGAKGKRFALPNSRVMIHQPLGGFQGQASDFEIHAKEILHIKDKLNRALAENTGQPLDVIENDTDRDNFMSAERAKEYGLIDQVLQNR is encoded by the coding sequence ATGGACAACTCGGTAATCAGTAATGCGTTAGTTCCGATGGTGGTTGAGCAGACTAGTCGTGGGGAACGATCTTACGATATTTTTTCAAGATTGCTTAAAGAGCGAGTGATATTTTTAGTGGGTCAGGTTGAAGACCACATGGCAAACTTGATAGTGGCGCAAATGCTGTTTCTTGAGTCTGAAAATCCGGATAAAGATATCCATCTTTATATCAACTCTCCAGGTGGAAGCGTGACAGCTGGCATGGCGATTTACGATACTATGCGCTTTATTAAGCCAGATGTGTCGACTATGTGTTTAGGTCAAGCGGCTAGCATGGGTTCTTTTTTGTTAGCGGCTGGCGCAAAAGGCAAACGTTTTGCTCTTCCTAACTCACGAGTGATGATTCACCAACCCTTAGGCGGGTTTCAGGGTCAAGCCAGTGACTTTGAAATTCATGCGAAGGAAATCTTACATATTAAAGATAAACTCAATCGTGCACTGGCTGAAAATACCGGGCAGCCTTTAGACGTGATTGAAAATGACACAGATCGTGATAACTTTATGAGTGCTGAACGCGCGAAAGAATACGGTTTGATTGATCAAGTTTTACAGAACCGCTAA
- a CDS encoding HU family DNA-binding protein — protein sequence MNKSELVSAIAEKAGLTKVQAAAALEATVGTVTTALSKGDQVAIIGFGTFKVGERAARTGRNPQTGAEMKIPAAKVPKFSAGKALKDAVN from the coding sequence ATGAATAAATCTGAATTGGTAAGCGCAATTGCTGAAAAAGCCGGTTTAACAAAAGTACAAGCGGCCGCAGCCCTAGAAGCAACAGTCGGTACAGTAACAACGGCCCTAAGTAAAGGTGACCAGGTGGCTATCATCGGTTTCGGTACCTTTAAAGTAGGTGAACGTGCGGCGCGCACTGGTCGTAACCCTCAAACTGGCGCAGAGATGAAAATTCCAGCCGCTAAAGTGCCTAAGTTTTCAGCAGGTAAGGCTTTAAAAGACGCTGTTAACTAA
- a CDS encoding cupin domain-containing protein has translation MIHFNSVDQATFLRDYWQKKPLLIRQALPNFISPLTPEELAGLSLEEEIESRLVIQKSDTDYELKNGAFNEQDYQNLPEKNWTLLVQGVDRLIPEVHDILNEFDFIPRWRIDDIMISYATEGGNVGPHFDHYDVFLLQAAGQRKWMLTSQNCTEDNYLEDVCLRLMKSFPIEEEWTLEAGDVLYLPPKWGHHGVALDDECMTYSIGYRSYKGQELWDSFGDYLSEHNQFNQLYQDPNWIDAKPAEIPNQAWSQAKQSLTSILNNDQALQHWFGRFATQLDQQAHQALPEPLSPEETASLEDFKEALSSTKGFQKDPVCRFAYQKLNDQAQLTLYINGFEWPTNGLQDAIIMQLANQDFIDKTTLDRWSKQPQVVRSLYELWQRQFFTLVDDDPVAIEVDEFD, from the coding sequence ATGATTCATTTCAACAGCGTGGATCAAGCCACTTTTTTGCGCGATTATTGGCAGAAAAAACCACTGCTCATTCGCCAAGCCTTACCCAACTTCATCAGCCCTTTAACGCCGGAAGAACTGGCTGGCTTATCGCTGGAAGAAGAAATCGAAAGCCGCTTGGTTATTCAAAAATCGGATACCGACTATGAATTAAAAAATGGTGCTTTTAACGAACAAGATTATCAAAACCTGCCCGAAAAAAACTGGACCCTGCTTGTACAAGGCGTGGATCGATTAATTCCGGAAGTACATGACATTCTGAACGAGTTTGACTTCATCCCACGTTGGCGCATTGACGACATCATGATTAGCTACGCCACCGAAGGTGGAAACGTCGGTCCGCATTTTGACCATTATGATGTATTTTTACTTCAGGCGGCCGGTCAACGCAAATGGATGCTCACCTCACAAAACTGCACCGAAGATAACTATTTAGAAGACGTCTGTTTACGCCTAATGAAATCGTTTCCGATCGAAGAAGAATGGACGCTTGAAGCCGGTGATGTTCTGTATTTACCACCGAAATGGGGACATCATGGCGTCGCTCTAGACGATGAATGTATGACTTACTCGATTGGTTATCGCAGTTATAAAGGTCAAGAACTTTGGGATAGTTTTGGTGATTATTTATCTGAACATAATCAATTCAATCAACTCTACCAAGACCCTAACTGGATAGACGCAAAACCAGCCGAAATCCCTAACCAGGCCTGGTCGCAAGCCAAACAGTCTCTAACAAGCATCTTAAACAACGATCAAGCACTACAGCACTGGTTTGGACGTTTTGCTACTCAACTAGACCAACAAGCGCATCAAGCCTTGCCAGAACCGTTAAGCCCTGAAGAAACCGCCAGTCTTGAAGATTTCAAAGAAGCACTTTCAAGCACCAAAGGGTTTCAGAAAGATCCTGTTTGTCGTTTTGCCTATCAAAAACTTAACGATCAAGCGCAATTAACGCTCTATATCAATGGTTTTGAATGGCCAACAAATGGCCTTCAAGATGCCATTATTATGCAACTGGCAAACCAAGACTTCATCGACAAGACCACACTTGATCGCTGGTCTAAGCAACCCCAAGTTGTCCGAAGCTTATATGAGCTTTGGCAAAGACAATTCTTTACTCTAGTAGACGATGACCCAGTGGCTATTGAAGTCGACGAATTCGATTAA
- the purB gene encoding adenylosuccinate lyase: MSDSLMLSELTAISPVDGRYGARLNDLKAIFSEFGLIKNRVRVEVAWLQMLSNHPGIPEVPKFSEQATQHLLKLVNEFSLDMAQRVKEIERTTNHDVKAVEYLIKEHMQSVAELDAINEFVHFACTSEDINNLAYALMLKDAREQTLVPQMQKLVDQMAEKAIEMAAIPMMSRTHGQPASPTTVGKEFANVAYRLQRQIKQLMNVQIMGKINGATGNYNAHLAAYPDLNWYELSEQFVQSLGLAWNPYTIQIEPHDYIAEYFHAVSRFNTALIDFDRDIWGYISLGFFKQKTVAGEIGSSTMPHKVNPIDFENSEGNLGMANAIFDHLAQKLPISRWQRDLTDSTVLRNLGVGVAHTQIALQASMKGLGKLEVNEAKLAQDLDDNWEVLAEAIQTVMRRYSIEQPYEKLKELTRGRRVNSQIMQEFVDRLELPAEAKKALREMTPASYIGNAQRQAETIQLALTIVKGR; encoded by the coding sequence ATGTCTGACTCTCTCATGCTTTCTGAACTCACTGCTATCTCACCTGTTGACGGTCGCTATGGCGCACGTCTTAACGACTTAAAAGCCATTTTTAGCGAATTTGGGTTAATTAAAAACCGCGTAAGAGTTGAAGTTGCCTGGTTACAAATGCTATCCAATCACCCTGGCATTCCTGAGGTGCCAAAATTCAGCGAACAAGCTACCCAACATTTGCTTAAATTGGTTAACGAGTTCAGTTTAGACATGGCGCAACGTGTTAAAGAAATAGAACGCACCACCAACCACGACGTAAAAGCGGTTGAGTATTTAATCAAAGAACACATGCAATCAGTAGCGGAACTCGATGCCATTAACGAGTTTGTGCATTTTGCCTGCACCTCTGAAGATATTAACAACCTAGCCTATGCCCTAATGCTTAAAGATGCGCGTGAGCAAACCCTGGTTCCGCAAATGCAAAAACTGGTCGACCAAATGGCTGAAAAAGCCATTGAGATGGCCGCCATCCCGATGATGTCACGCACTCACGGCCAGCCCGCCTCGCCCACCACGGTTGGTAAAGAATTTGCGAATGTGGCTTACCGCCTACAGCGCCAGATTAAACAATTAATGAATGTCCAAATCATGGGCAAAATCAATGGCGCCACTGGCAACTATAACGCGCACTTGGCCGCCTACCCAGACTTAAACTGGTATGAGCTTAGTGAGCAGTTTGTTCAATCACTTGGACTGGCCTGGAACCCTTACACCATTCAAATTGAGCCGCATGATTATATTGCTGAATATTTCCATGCTGTATCACGCTTCAACACGGCACTAATCGATTTTGATCGTGACATTTGGGGTTATATTTCACTTGGTTTCTTCAAACAAAAAACCGTAGCCGGTGAAATTGGTTCCTCTACCATGCCACATAAAGTTAACCCGATTGATTTTGAGAACTCTGAAGGCAACTTAGGCATGGCCAATGCGATCTTTGACCACTTGGCACAAAAGCTACCGATTTCTCGTTGGCAACGCGACCTAACCGACTCAACCGTACTGCGTAATTTAGGTGTAGGCGTCGCACACACTCAAATTGCACTGCAAGCCAGTATGAAAGGTCTAGGCAAATTGGAAGTCAATGAAGCAAAACTTGCTCAAGACTTAGATGACAATTGGGAAGTACTAGCGGAAGCGATTCAAACGGTGATGCGTCGTTATAGCATTGAGCAGCCTTATGAGAAACTCAAAGAACTCACTCGTGGACGCCGCGTTAACTCACAAATTATGCAAGAGTTTGTGGATCGTTTGGAGTTACCAGCGGAGGCTAAAAAGGCTCTAAGAGAAATGACGCCAGCCAGCTATATCGGCAATGCACAACGTCAAGCTGAAACAATTCAATTGGCACTCACGATCGTTAAGGGTCGCTAA
- the lon gene encoding endopeptidase La — MDIEQIAMKMKVLIMPLRDVVVFPGSVMPLFVGREKSINAVYEAQKRDRQLFLIAQKSPELEDPTRDDLYSVGTLANILQTLKLPDGTVKVLVEGVQRFELLNLHTDGEFLEADIAALDMDSGPDAETRALTSLLRDRFLHLAELRKKLPSEVKDTIEKTHDANRLVDLVGANMSLGIERKQSLLSLVSVNARLEGLLAYVEEDIELIESEKRITMRVKNQIDKTQREYYLNEKIKAIHKELRQGEEGEDDLTRLETKINEAGMSSEVLAKAHTELRKLKQMQAQSAEANVIRNYLDWLVSVPWKKRSRVSKDLARAETILDQQHYGLEKVKERIVEYLAVQQRVKKIKGPILCLVGPPGVGKTTLARSIAEATNRKYVRMSLGGVRDEAEIRGHRKTYIGALPGKIIQKMANAGTKNPLFLLDEVDKMASDSRGDPASALLEVLDPEQNASFNDHYLEVDYDLSDVMFVATSNSMDIPEALLDRMEIINLAGYTEPEKINIAIQHLLPRQIKDHGLKPGELEVTEQAVKDIIQVYTREAGVRSLDRSLAKICRKAVKQLVDGSKAGLIKVDKADLEAYLGVAKYRFGLADDKNRIGQVTGLAWTRVGGDLLRIEATVMPGKGKLDSTGQLGSVMSESVKAAMSVIRSRSADFGLQPDFYEKLDLHLHFPEGAIKKDGPSAGIAVCTAITSALTQIPVRADVAMTGEITLRGEVLPIGGLKEKLLAALRGGIKTVLIPYDNVRDLADISTEITSQLNIKPVHWIEEVLEEALTIKPTPLVEEPSNIQPVADSALESVVLEERKPH, encoded by the coding sequence ATGGACATAGAACAAATTGCGATGAAAATGAAAGTGTTGATTATGCCATTGCGTGATGTCGTGGTTTTTCCCGGCTCAGTAATGCCTTTATTTGTGGGTCGTGAAAAATCCATTAATGCCGTTTATGAAGCCCAGAAACGTGACCGTCAATTATTTTTAATTGCCCAAAAAAGCCCAGAATTGGAAGATCCGACACGTGATGACTTGTATTCAGTGGGTACTTTGGCCAACATTCTGCAAACTTTAAAACTACCGGATGGAACCGTTAAAGTTCTGGTGGAAGGTGTGCAGCGGTTTGAGCTGTTAAATCTGCATACTGACGGTGAGTTTTTAGAGGCTGATATTGCGGCGTTAGATATGGATTCCGGCCCAGATGCCGAAACGCGTGCTTTAACCAGTTTATTGCGTGATCGTTTTCTTCATTTAGCGGAGTTGCGTAAAAAATTACCATCTGAGGTTAAAGACACCATAGAGAAAACCCATGACGCTAATCGCTTAGTGGATTTAGTGGGGGCCAATATGAGTTTGGGGATTGAGCGTAAGCAATCCCTTTTATCACTCGTTTCAGTTAATGCACGTTTAGAGGGTTTGTTGGCTTATGTGGAAGAAGATATTGAGCTAATTGAATCTGAAAAACGCATTACGATGCGCGTCAAGAATCAAATAGATAAAACGCAGCGTGAATATTATCTAAATGAAAAGATTAAAGCGATTCATAAAGAATTACGCCAAGGTGAAGAGGGTGAAGATGACTTAACTCGCCTTGAGACTAAAATTAATGAAGCTGGTATGTCCAGTGAGGTGTTGGCTAAAGCTCATACTGAGTTGCGTAAATTAAAGCAAATGCAGGCACAGTCGGCTGAAGCGAATGTCATTCGTAATTATTTGGATTGGTTAGTTAGTGTGCCATGGAAGAAACGCTCGCGTGTTTCTAAGGATTTAGCGCGGGCTGAAACTATTTTAGATCAGCAACACTATGGTTTAGAAAAGGTTAAAGAACGTATTGTTGAGTATTTGGCGGTACAACAGCGCGTTAAAAAAATTAAAGGCCCCATTTTATGTTTAGTTGGCCCGCCCGGTGTGGGTAAAACTACCTTAGCGCGTTCGATTGCTGAGGCGACTAACCGAAAATATGTGCGTATGTCGTTAGGTGGGGTACGTGATGAGGCGGAAATTCGTGGTCACCGTAAAACTTATATTGGTGCATTACCGGGCAAAATTATCCAGAAAATGGCAAATGCGGGCACAAAAAATCCACTGTTTTTGTTAGATGAAGTCGACAAGATGGCGAGTGATTCTCGTGGTGATCCGGCGAGCGCATTATTAGAAGTGCTTGATCCAGAGCAAAATGCGAGCTTCAACGATCATTATCTTGAGGTTGATTACGATCTGTCGGATGTGATGTTTGTTGCGACTTCCAACTCAATGGATATTCCCGAAGCTTTGTTGGATCGTATGGAGATTATTAATCTAGCCGGTTACACAGAGCCAGAGAAAATTAATATCGCGATTCAACATCTACTGCCAAGACAGATTAAGGATCACGGTTTAAAGCCAGGTGAGCTTGAAGTAACGGAGCAGGCCGTTAAAGACATTATTCAGGTTTATACCAGAGAGGCGGGTGTGCGTTCACTAGATCGTTCATTGGCTAAGATTTGCCGTAAAGCCGTAAAGCAACTAGTTGATGGTTCTAAGGCGGGTTTAATTAAGGTTGATAAGGCGGATTTGGAAGCTTATTTGGGAGTGGCTAAATATCGTTTCGGCCTTGCGGATGATAAAAACCGTATTGGTCAAGTAACAGGGCTAGCTTGGACTCGGGTTGGTGGCGATTTGTTGCGTATTGAAGCTACGGTCATGCCAGGTAAAGGCAAGTTGGATAGTACTGGCCAGTTGGGCAGTGTCATGTCTGAATCCGTTAAGGCCGCAATGAGTGTGATTCGCAGTCGCTCAGCCGATTTTGGTTTGCAACCTGACTTTTATGAAAAGCTGGATTTGCATTTGCATTTTCCAGAAGGCGCGATTAAAAAGGATGGCCCTAGTGCTGGTATTGCCGTTTGTACGGCGATTACTTCCGCCTTAACTCAGATCCCCGTACGTGCTGATGTAGCCATGACGGGTGAAATCACACTGCGTGGTGAGGTCTTACCGATTGGTGGGCTTAAAGAGAAATTGTTGGCTGCATTACGTGGCGGAATTAAAACCGTGTTGATCCCTTATGATAATGTACGAGATTTGGCCGATATTTCGACAGAAATTACATCGCAGCTGAATATTAAACCCGTGCATTGGATTGAAGAGGTGTTGGAAGAGGCCTTAACGATTAAGCCTACGCCTTTAGTTGAAGAACCTTCTAATATTCAACCAGTTGCGGATTCGGCGCTTGAAAGTGTCGTTTTAGAAGAACGAAAGCCACATTAA
- the clpX gene encoding ATP-dependent Clp protease ATP-binding subunit ClpX, with product MADKILYCSFCGKSQEEVRKLIAGPSVYICDECVDLCNDILREEFGEEAEATFDLDHLPTPHEISHILNDYVIGQDRAKKVLSVAVYNHYRRLQNANSEDEVELTKSNILLIGPTGSGKTLLAQTMARLLDVPFAIADATTLTEAGYVGEDVESIVLKLLQRCDNDPQKAERGIIYIDEIDKITRKSENPSITRDVSGEGVQQALLKLIEGTQAAVPPQGGRKHPNQEMIYVDTSKILFIVGGAFEGLDKIIEQRTEKNMGIGFSAEVKSADKVKSLTEKFASIEPEDLTKYGLIPEFVGRLPVIAALTELDEKALIQILTEPKNALVKQFQKMFELEGAELEFRKDALIEIAKLAIARKTGARGLRSILEQILLDTMYDLPSMQNVEKVVINKAVIQGKKPPMMVYSDVAKAASE from the coding sequence ATGGCAGATAAAATTTTATATTGCTCGTTTTGTGGCAAGAGCCAAGAAGAAGTTCGTAAGCTAATTGCTGGCCCATCGGTCTATATTTGTGATGAATGCGTGGATTTATGCAATGATATTTTGCGCGAAGAATTTGGTGAAGAGGCTGAGGCGACCTTTGATTTAGATCATTTGCCGACACCACATGAAATTAGCCACATATTAAATGATTATGTTATTGGTCAGGATCGAGCTAAAAAGGTCTTGTCGGTGGCGGTATACAACCACTACAGACGTTTGCAGAATGCGAACTCAGAAGATGAGGTCGAGCTCACTAAAAGTAATATTTTGCTCATTGGGCCAACCGGTTCAGGTAAAACATTGCTTGCGCAGACGATGGCGAGATTGCTTGACGTTCCCTTTGCGATTGCGGATGCGACCACTTTGACGGAAGCGGGTTACGTTGGTGAAGACGTTGAAAGCATTGTATTAAAACTGCTACAACGCTGTGATAATGACCCTCAAAAGGCCGAACGTGGCATTATCTATATAGATGAAATTGATAAGATCACTCGCAAATCTGAAAATCCTTCTATTACACGTGATGTGTCGGGAGAAGGGGTTCAGCAAGCACTGTTGAAGTTAATTGAAGGTACACAAGCCGCTGTCCCGCCACAAGGCGGGCGTAAACATCCGAATCAAGAAATGATTTATGTCGACACCTCAAAAATCCTGTTTATTGTGGGCGGGGCGTTTGAAGGGTTGGATAAGATCATTGAACAACGTACCGAAAAAAATATGGGGATTGGTTTCTCTGCTGAAGTCAAATCGGCTGATAAAGTAAAAAGCTTAACCGAAAAATTTGCCAGCATTGAACCGGAAGATTTGACTAAGTATGGTTTGATCCCTGAGTTTGTTGGGCGTTTACCCGTCATTGCGGCTTTAACTGAACTGGATGAGAAAGCTTTGATTCAGATTCTGACTGAGCCTAAAAACGCGCTGGTCAAACAATTCCAAAAAATGTTTGAACTTGAAGGGGCAGAGCTTGAATTCCGTAAAGATGCCCTTATAGAAATAGCAAAGTTAGCGATCGCCCGTAAAACAGGTGCGCGTGGTTTGCGATCTATTTTAGAGCAAATTTTGCTTGATACTATGTATGACTTACCAAGTATGCAGAATGTAGAGAAGGTTGTGATTAATAAGGCCGTTATTCAAGGGAAGAAACCACCTATGATGGTGTATTCAGACGTAGCAAAAGCTGCGAGTGAGTAA